CGTTGCGTGGTCGAATCCTCACAGGAGCAACCCTTTTTAGGGGATCCTTTTATGGTATAGTAAAGGCGTgtcgtgggccggcccagcaggCACGGCTGTGAGCGCCAGCTTCCTGAACCGGCGCTTAAGGCGCCGGTTAGGAGCTCCCACAAGTATTGCTCATGTGGTGGCCTGATTCGTGTGTACTTATTCTGAGATAAACTCGGTTGCTCGTCCAGTTCATCCAACAACTAATTCTGCTCCAACCCCTAAAAAAACTAATTCTTATCCAACCCTTAAAAAACTAATTCTGCTCTAGTGTTAAAAAAACTGATTCTGCTAAAAAAAGTACAATGAACTCATTTTGTTACAAATTGTAGACGGAGAGTTTTGCAATACAATAGATGTTGTATTGATGGGATGCTGGTGCACGTATATATAATTACAAGGAAAGGCATGtacctcaactatacaagactAGGAGGTGGGCCACAACTCCAATATACATGCAACACAAAATACAACCCAACACCCCCTCGCACTCGAAGCGTCGCCAGAGACACAGAGACTGGTCTGAAACTCTCCGAAGACGGAAGTAGGCAATCCCTTAGTCATCACATCAGCAAACTGTTGCGACATCGGCACGTGAAGAATCCGAACATGGCCAAGGGCAACCTGCTCGCGCACGAAGTGAATAtcgagctcaatatgcttcgtaCGTCGATGGTGCACCGGGTTGGCGGAAAGGTAGACCGCGCTGACGTACTCGCAGTAGACAAGAGTGGCATTATGAACATCACAAAGCAACTCCTGGAGCAGCTGACGGAGCCAAGAGCACTCGGCCCCGGCATTAGCCACAACACGATACTCTGCCTCGGCGCTAGAGCGGGAGACCGTGGGCTGCCGCTTCGATGACCAAGAGATCAACGAGGGCCCAAGGTAGACGTAGTAGCCTGACGTGGAGCGTCGAGTGTCGGGGCAGCCAACTCAGTCGGCATACGAGTAGGCCACGAGGTCGGTGGAGGCGGAGGTCGTCAGGGTGAGTCCCAAAGACATGGTGCCGCGTATATAACGGAGAATACGCTTCACCAAGGTCCAGTGGGAGTCAAGCGGAGCGTGCATGTGGAGGCACACCTGCTGAACAGCGTACTGCAGGTCGGGACGAGTCAGCGTCAGGTACTGTAAAGCACCAACAATGGAGCGATAAAACGCTCTATCGGACGCGAGAGACCCCTACAGAGCAGAGACCTTCGCCTTCGTGTCGACGGGGGTGGGCGCCGGCTTGCAATTAAGCATACTGGCACGCTCCAGGAGCTCGTGGGCGTACTTCTGCTGATGCAGAAAGAAGCTGTCAGTCCAGCGGACCACCTcgatgccgaggaagtagtgcaTGGGGCCCCAAATCCTTGATGGTGAACTCATCACAAAGACAAGAAGTCAGCCGCTGAAGGAGATCGGGGGCGGGCGTCgtgaggatgatgtcgtcgacggaGAGCAGCAGATATGCAGTGTCAGCTCCCTGATGATACACGAAGAGTGAGGCATCGAAGCGAGTGGACCGAAATCCCAGAGGCTGCAGGAAGGCTGCGATACGCTGGTACCAAGCCCGAGGCGCCTGCTTCAACCCGTAAAGAGAACGGGAGAGCAAGCACACAAAGTCTGGGTGCTCGGCGTCGACGAAGCCAGTGGACTGCTTAGAGTACACCTACTCAGCAAGATGGCCGTGCAAGAAGGCGTTGGAGACATCCAACTGGTGCACAGGCCAGGCGCGCGAGACCGCCAACTGGAGCATGGCGCGCATTGTGCCCGGTTTAACAACCGGGGCGAAGGTATCGGTGAAATCCATGCCCGCGCGCTGCCAAAATCCACGAACCACCCACCAAGCCTTGTAGCGCTCGAGAGAACCGTCCGGGCGAGTCTTGTGGCGAAACACCCACTTACCAGTGATGATATTGGCACGAGGGGGtcgcggaacaagctgccacgTGCGGTAGTGCTGTAGGGCATCGAACTCATCCTGCATCGCAGCTAGCCAATGGGGATCCCGGAGGGCAGCGCGAGTGGAGGTGGGGACGAGTGATGGTGTCGACGTCAAGGCGATGCACACATACTCGTCGAAGGAGTAGGGCATGCTCGGCCGAAGCACTCCTGCTCGGGCACGGGTAGTCACGCCAAGAGGCGGGGTAGCAGGGCCAGCGATAGCGGACGGGCCGCAGCAGCGGCAGGGGCCGCGGCCACGACAGGGGCAGCGGCAGGGGCCGCGGCCACgacaggggcggcggcggcacccgcggcggcgacaggggccccggcggcggcgagggcacCCGCGGTGGCGACAGGGGCCGCGACCACGAcaggggcgccggcggcggcgggggcaccCGCGACAGCGTCAGGGGCCGCGACGCCGGTGACGGGGGCCGCGGCAGCAGCGGCGCCAGCCGAGCCGTCGGCTGAGGGGGCGACGGGCGAGGAGGATGTCGAGCCCGTCGCCGGGGCGGCGGCGCCAGCCGGGGTGGCTGGCGGAGTACCCACCGGCTCAACCTCGTAGGAGGGAGACGGGGATCCGGGGGCCCAGTCAGACTCGACCTCGGGGGAGGGAGTCGAAAAACCGGGCAGTGGCGGTAGAAGGCGCCGTGCCGGTGTGGCACCttggctcagagaaaccggaacgccccgtattctagcccagagatcgagatgaagtcttctggaatacgacactgcttgacatagaacaaatcatcTCTTATTACAAGGATAATGATACAAAGGCTGATGTTAGAAAGGAGCACATCAGCACGGTGACACTACGCCTACGATACcacacttgctctatgctagcagcggaacaactcttagcagcggaatacttctagcagtggaacaacgacgaaggtggtgaatctccactccgcagggactctggctggtaCACAATCTAGCTCGCACGCACGGAAACCTCGACAAACAATCAATCAATCACGGCATCACCcgcaatctggcatgacatgctaggtcagtacattgaatgtacttgcaagctcacaacaaccataaGCATCAAGGCAAAAGAACAACATAGCATTAGCAGATTAATTAATTTAACAACTACTATGATGAAGCAACTAATAAGCATGATATGAAACTACTACCATACTGAtaaaccaacatctaaatctcAACAACCATCTCACTCTTGGCTAACCGACCAAGtaatataccatctcgatcacctcgtgatcaaccTGTTCACCTTGTGATCAAAACATCCACATGATCACCTCGTGACCACATCACAAATTGAATGATCATCCTCGAGATCAtgccaacatcatcatcaacatcctgccaaacTGTTACTGCTCACAATATATGAAATgtaaatcacctataagtcattccggcatgtgagtgttgatcgaacggtgtgacctagtacaaacttatgcccatgaccgaggacgcaactatcgatagattaaacacgcacactctgcagaggtagcgcactttacccacaccacagaacccatggcctcgcactcccatccgggtggaccaacggcgttccgacaaaaccgacctactgccatgacactctcccggccactccgaccaacaccccttttgggttcagtcctgggtggccccatgcctaccaaaggcatcaacggccaccttcgtggcaaaacaaaaacggtcccaaaaTGGGACAAAAAGGGCCCTatccaactacgggcacacaaggttatgtctgcttaccgggccagggtaccgcacgcccataaccttccctcgttggaggcaccggcgagaggcacgacaatagatcgtattagggccttcccataaaaggcaaatgtggttgcactggaaaagcccggttcggtggcacctgaccacCTTAATGACAGAATTTATCCCCAAAAATATAAGAGTGATAACTGAATACTCTGATATCACCTATCAACCtgtaatccaagtcatagcaatatccaacaaataacCCAAAGCATAActgaaagatcgaggatgtcgcctagaggggggtgaataggcgctttaaaataattacggtttaggcttgaacaaatgcggaataaacctagcggttaatttgtcaagcacaaaacctacaacaactaggctcacctaagtgcaccaacaacttatgctaagcaaggtaaacaactatgagatagcaagatatatgacaagaaacaatatggctatcacaaagtaaagtgcataagtaaagggctcgggtaagagataaccgaggcacgcggagatgacgatgtatcccgaagttcacacccttgcggatgctaatctccgtttggagtggtgtggaggcacaatgctcccgaagaagccactagggccaccataatctcctcacgccctcgcacaatgcaagatgctgtgattccactaagggacccttgagggcggtcaccgaacccgtacaaatgtcaacccttgggggcggtcaccgaacccgtacactttggcaacccttgggggcggtcaccggtacccgtcaaattgctcggggcgatctccacaacctaattggagaccccgacgcttgcccggagctttagaCCACAATggttgagctccgaacaccaccaaccgtctagggcgcccaagcacccaagaggaacaagctcaagggcaccaagcacccaagagtaataagcttctcaacttgtaacttccacgtatcaccgtggataactcaaaccgatgcaccaaatgcaatggcaagggcacacggagtgcccaagtccttctctctcaaatcccaccgaagcaactaatgctagtgaggaaaatgagaggaagaacaagaaggataacaccaagaactccaagaactagatccaaagggttcccctcataaagaggagaaagtgattggtggaaatgtggatctagatctcctctctcttttccctcaaaaaactagcaagaatccatggagagatttagagttagcaagctcgaagaaggtcaacaatgggggaagaacacgagctcaagagataaggttcattggggaagaagacccccttttataggagggggaaaatccaaccattatgctcacagcccgcacagagcggtactaccgctcctacgAGCGGTACAACCGCTAGGGCGGCAGAAGCCCAATGAAACAACACTGCAAAGGGGCAACAGGGCGGTACTACTGCAGGAGCGGTACTACGCCTACCCTTGGGGAACTACCGCGCGACCACGGATGGAAAAAATAACTGCCGCGCCTACAACCGCTGGAGCTAGCTACGAGAAAAAGttggcacggtactaccgctcacagggagcggtactaccgcgtaagGGCGGATGTAAAATATTACATCCGCGCCTACTACCGCACGCAACAACGCCAGGACacgaggcagcggtactaccgctcactaggagtggtactaccgcgtagggcgcggaagTAAAAAAATTACTTTCGCGCCTACTTCCGTGCGCGCCAGCGTTCTGGGCtagaggcagcggtactaccgctcaccaggagcggtactaccactggcCCCTGCGATACTACCGCCcccttgagcagtactaccgcatgccacAGAGGCTTTAGCACTTGGATGCCTCCAAAACGCAGCTAAAGACAACAGATGGATCCAAtaaaaccagaactgccataacttctgcaaatgagctccgaattgagcaaactcaagcttgttggttatagtaagaagaggcaggggaggtatgcctaacaAACAGAGGAGAGAACCTCCAATAGAGAAGAACCGACAGAGCCTCCAACATCGacaacatcatagaagatgcatgtgaactccgttttcgatgaactcgagcttgtcatcaagatgaccataagctccaaatctcataaagagaaccaaacaagaaccaagaaagatgatgcaaggatgcagtggtttgagctctctacaaacgatacgatcaagctactcatcgagagccccccttgataatacggcaatcgatcctataacccggtctcccaactatcACCATGAGActggtaaaatagaaaacctatcaagggcaaacctttgcctagcacatggtccacttgagctagatgatgatgatcttgcctccctcaagttggaccacctttcttgattgcattggctcgatgaagactagttgattgctcccccatactccactatgggtgagccactcttccgcacatcttcacaaatccattgttaccacaatggacggcaagtttcaagcatttgatctattcgtgatgctccacttgaacttgcacaccgcaacctaaccccacaaagaactctcacgaataCCATGGGTTAGCATACAAGcataatggacaatgcttaccataccatgggatcacttgatcccttggtacatcttgtacgctttgtgagttgatcactTTGATTtactctttgacttagtcttgatcaacctctcacatgaccaatctttaggtaattccttgaatagcaccttggtcatcacaaactctccttgaaaccaacaaatggacATCAAGAAAatcctatggacaaatccttcaaatataactcaaggcaaccattagtccatagagattgtcatcaattaccaaaaccaaacatgggggcaccgcatgttctttcagtaACCTAGTCATACCATAATACTCCGAGGGCAACATAACACTACTATCATGTTGAATCCAAGAACGGTAATGCCACTACTCCAATAGCAAGAACTAGCTATCCAgctaagatccacatgcaagcatcATCTCCGAAATCATACTCCAAAGCATAATatcaactagcatcatgaaaataatcataatagccactaataatccaaaggcaatatgtcatccacatacgaTATGAAATATTAAACCTAGAACTCCAAACAATatcatggcaatagcaagatcaAACAATACTCCGAGAAATGACATGAAAAAATCACAGGTAGCTAAAACAATTATATTAAataagttcaaataatttaaaccatgtcactgcattgcaatcatgcaaatggagggtgtggcttgcctggggggaTGAAATCACCAGGAagaagtgcgagaagctcgcggaaagaatcgccggaaaacgttctctctcggagggggctgattaagcgcaagggcaaaatggtcatctTCCGAATGTTAAAATATGGTGAAAATGATACcgacagaacgggctcgacgagacgaagaagttggctttggaatcacctcattcgGAGTTGGGATCAAAAAGATATAGAGGTTTGACTGCCAGGGACCCATATGTAAAAATGTATCCACAAATAAGTCCCTGACTGGAAAAACAGAAAACGCATTCACTGGAATACGCTTTCGGCGAATGAAAACGTATTTCTAGCCGCAGTGGCACCGTTATACGCTTTCATGAACCAAAGACGTAATCCTGTGGATTACGTTTCCACTTATCCAGCTAGGTAGGGAGCGGGGCCGGCCTCTGGGTCGCTGACGGGCGGGGTCCATGGGGCCCACCGGCCAGCTGGAGGGGGCGGCCTCATCTCCTTCCTCTCGCCCGCACGTGGCCGCAGCAGAGCCAACCCCGACAAGGCCTGCCGGAGCTACGAGGCATCTCGGGCGAGGCTCCGCATACGGGTGAGCTCAGCGGGCTTAGGCGCATCTCCAGGGCCCATCCACGGATGACGGGGTGGTCCAGGGTGATGGCAACACGGGCGCCGGCGGACGGGGTCTACGGGCTCCGGCGAACTCGAGGAACAGAGCCACCGGGGAAGGAGGATGGGTATCGGGGCGGCTTCTAGGTGGAGTAGGAGGCGTCTGGAGGTGGTGGAGTGGAGGGAGAGGCTCGGCTTCGAGCCAATTTAGGCGGAGGGGaccggcggccatggcggccaaTCACGGCGAGGAGAGGTCTCTGGCTCAGGTAAGAAGTGGGGCGGGGTCCTGGAAGCGAGGGGAGGCCAATGGTGAGGAGGAACGAGGTCGGGGAGGCCTTAAATAGGCGCGGGGCGAGGTGGCCGAGCTGGAGTCGCCACGGACGCATGGtcggcgccgcggacgcgtgtgcaCGCGCATGAGCTCGGAGGTAGGCAACGGAGGGGAAACAGGGAGAAGCTCACGAGGCAGAGGAGGCCAAGGGAGCAcggggaggaagacgacgggcgagggaggcggcggcCGTGTGACGCCGCTCGAGCTCGGCCAACGCTCTGGAGCGCTCAGCGAACACGGGCGGGCACGGGAACACGACTAGGAGGATCGGACGAAGGTCACGAAGCAGCAGGAGCCAAGGGGGAGTAGAGGAAACGTACGGAAGGAGCTCGGAGACAAACCGGACACAGTGCGCCCATGGCGCTCGACGTCTAGCTCCGACGAGGAGGCTTCGAGAGGGGGTAGAGGGTCGAGGGCGACCGGAGAGGCACGTGGAGTAAGGTCGGCACCAGAGGACGCGAGGACACCGCCGGGGCAACGTGATGCGACGAGGTCAGAGGCGCAGAGCGCGCTTGCCGCAGCCAGAGCGCGAACACGGGGGAAAATCCACGTGGTCACCGCCTGGCATGGAAAGGAGGGGACAAGAGGGGCTGCATGGACATGTCTACTGATAATTCCCTGCATCACTAAGGTTGTGGGAGGTGATGGATCAACAAAAGGAGCTCTGAGGGGCGGTGAGGCATCGATGCAAGTTTGCTGCATCAAACTTGGCAGTGCACTGGTGATCGACAGGGAACTGATTGGGTCAAATGGTGTTGTCTGGGATGATTATTTTAGGGAGGACTACGATCTTGGGGAGTTTGAGGAGAAACGGACCAAGGATTAAtgtagttgctttgcaactgaccaaaatggttcagaatcaagatcaagatgatgcactCACATAGAGTACCcacttgagctcaaatttggcaaGGCTTGGTGATTTGGTCATAAGAAGATTCTGTAAAAAAATTGTACCAAATGGACAAGCcaaagtggtacttgtttcacaaaCATCCTCACTGATCAGAAACTTGGGAAAATTCTAGAGAATTAATGGCTTGATGAATTGatcccaaatttggtggagagaagtTTTATGGTCAAGAGAATGCTCTGGTAAAT
This genomic window from Aegilops tauschii subsp. strangulata cultivar AL8/78 chromosome 4, Aet v6.0, whole genome shotgun sequence contains:
- the LOC109784665 gene encoding uncharacterized mitochondrial protein AtMg00820-like, with product MPYSFDEYVCIALTSTPSLVPTSTRAALRDPHWLAAMQDEFDALQHYRTWQLVPRPPRANIITGKWVFRHKTRPDGSLERYKAWWVVRGFWQRAGMDFTDTFAPVVKPGTMRAMLQLAVSRAWPVHQLDVSNAFLHGHLAE